A single region of the Brachypodium distachyon strain Bd21 chromosome 3, Brachypodium_distachyon_v3.0, whole genome shotgun sequence genome encodes:
- the LOC100821216 gene encoding DIBOA-glucoside dioxygenase BX6, translating into MDTADAYDAKAALADFHATRAGVRGLIESGAVVAVPPLFLAPNGRHPSTPPLETTTPFAVPIIDLSSPRPSVVALVRAAARTCGFFHVTNHGFRPGAALAAARAFHELPLVARSPFYSLAGPVEGVFYSTMPNDPPRRAADPAAIPILPWRDTLHVNIGQKHLTTPGGGSLGRLPTECQDALAEYQRAVSDLGKTVAGLLSEALGVGEGRLAAATRVEASTMACHYYLPCTEPTRVMGSLEHTDPSLFAVLAQDAMGGLVARLGGDGGWTDVPPVPDTLLVNIGDLLKVVSNDEFKSVEHKVRIKSTRDARVSIAVFFNPDDDSQLIGPLPELVAAAGTPERYRSFTMAEFMESRRDLGHGTSWITRFEPISESD; encoded by the exons ATGGACACGGCCGACGCCTACGACGCCAAGGCCGCGCTGGCCGACTTCCACGCGACACGCGCCGGAGTCCGCGGCCTTATCGAGTCCGGCGCGGTTGtcgccgtgccgccgctcTTCCTCGCTCCAAACGGCCGTCACCCTTCCACGCCGCCTCTCGAGACGACGACGCCATTCGCCGTCCCCATTATTGACCTCTCTTCCCCACGTCCATCCGTCGTGGCGCTCGTACGTGCCGCTGCGCGCACGTGTGGCTTCTTCCACGTCACCAACCACGGCTTCCGTCCGGGCgccgccctggccgccgcgcGGGCCTTCCACGAGCTGCCCCTCGTCGCCCGGTCGCCGTTCTACTCGTTGGCGGGGCCCGTCGAAGGCGTCTTCTACTCCACGATGCCCAATGACCCGCCGCGGCGCGCCGCTGATCCCGCGGCCATTCCTATTCTCCCTTGGCGTGacactcttcatgtcaacatCGGCCAAAAACATCTGACCACTCCTGGCGGCGGAAGCCTTGGCCGCCTCCCCACGGAATGCCAAGACGCGCTGGCGGAGTATCAACGGGCCGTCTCGGATCTCGGAAAGACGGTGGCCGGGCTTCTGTCGGAGGCGCTTGGAGTTGGGGAGGGGCGGCTCGCGGCGGCGACACGGGTGGAGGCTTCCACCATGGCGTGTCACTACTACCTGCCATGCACGGAGCCCACGAGGGTGATGGGCAGCCTGGAGCACACCGACCCATCTTTGTTTGCCGTGCTGGCGCAGGACGCCATGGGAGGCCTCGTGGCGCGtctcggcggcgacggcgggtgGACAGACGTGCCGCCGGTGCCCGACACTCTTCTAGTCAACATCGGCGACCTGCTCAAG GTGGTTTCGAATGACGAGTTCAAGAGCGTGGAGCACAAGGTGAGGATCAAGTCCACTCGGGACGCCAGAGTATCCATCGCCGTCTTCTTCAACCCCGACGACGACTCTCAACTGATTGGGCCGCTCCCGGAgctcgtggcggcggcggggacgccgGAGCGGTACCGGAGCTTCACCATGGCAGAGTTCATGGAGTCCCGGAGGGATCTCGGGCATGGCACCTCGTGGATCACTCGATTCGAGCCTATAAGCGAAAGCGACTAG
- the LOC100821517 gene encoding 1-aminocyclopropane-1-carboxylate oxidase homolog 1: protein MAAAAATDDYDAATALAEFHATRGGVLGLIDSGAIAAAAAIPPLFLAPNSRLCSPPIAPSTFVIPTVDLSLPRPSLVAAVRAAAQSCGFFYVTNHGILESVVSSAVSAVRAFHELPLAVRSSFYSPTPVDGVLYYTMPNDPPRRAADPEALPVLPWRDTLIVSVSPGAGAGGGIERLPSECRDALKEYRDAVSELGKETLSGLLSEAMGVGAGRMESAVAPETALMACHYYLPCPEPARVVGSLNHTDAWLFAVLAQDEVGGLMARVAAVVPTGAGAGDEEDQGEQQWVEVPKVAGALLVNVGDVLKVLSNDGFRSVLHEVRIKSREEARASVAVFFNPGDSAAVVGPLPELVKAGETARYRSFTVAEFMAARKELGHGGAWVERFRACEQEKQPLI, encoded by the coding sequence atggccgccgcagccgcaacCGACGACTACGACGCGGCGACAGCGCTCGCCGAGTTCCACGCGacccgcggcggcgtcctggGCCTCATCGACTccggcgccatcgccgccgccgccgccattccTCCCCTCTTCCTGGCGCCCAACAGCCGCCTCTGCTCGCCACCCATCGCGCCGTCCACCTTCGTCATCCCGACCGTCGATCTCTCCCTCCCGCGCCCGTCCCTCgtggccgccgtccgcgccgccgcgcaaAGCTGCGGCTTCTTCTACGTCACCAACCACGGCATCCTTGAGTCCGTCGtctcctccgccgtctccgccgtccgTGCCTTCCACGAGCTTCCCCTGGCCGTCCGATCGAGCTTCTACTCGCCGACGCCCGTCGACGGGGTGCTCTACTACACCATGCCGAACgacccgccgcgccgcgccgcggaCCCGGAAGCTCTCCCCGTCCTCCCATGGCGCGACACGCTCATCGTCTCCGTctcccccggcgccggcgccggtggtggGATCGAGCGGCTCCCCTCTGAGTGCCGGGATGCATTGAAGGAGTACAGAGACGCGGTGTCGGAGCTGGGGAAGGAGACGCTCTCCGGGCTGCTGTCGGAGGCGATGGGGGTCGGGGCGGGGAGAATGGAGTCCGCGGTGGCGCCCGAGACGGCGCTCATGGCGTGCCACTACTACCTCCCCTGCCCGGAGCCCGCGAGGGTGGTCGGGAGCTTGAACCACACCGACGCCTGGCTCTTCGCCGTGCtcgcgcaggacgaggtcggCGGGCTCATggcccgcgtcgccgccgtcgtccccaccggtgccggcgccggagacgaagaagaccAAGGGGAACAACAATGGGTGGAGGTGCCGAAAGTAGCCGGGGCGCTGCTGGTGAACGTCGGCGACGTGCTGAAGGTGCTCTCGAACGACGGGTTCAGGAGCGTGCTGCACGAGGTGAGGATCAAGTCGAGGGAGGAAGCCAGGGCGTCCGTGGCCGTCTTCTTTAATCCAGGTGATAGCGCCGCCGTGGTCGGCCCGCTGCCGGAGCTGGTGAAGGCGGGGGAGACGGCGAGGTACCGGAGCTTCACCGTGGCCGAGTTCATGGCCGCCAGGAAGGagctcggccatggcggcgcgtGGGTCGAGCGGTTCAGGGCTTGTGAGCAAGAAAAGCAGCCTTTGATTTAA